A window from Schistosoma haematobium chromosome 1, whole genome shotgun sequence encodes these proteins:
- a CDS encoding hypothetical protein (SECRETED:SignalP(1-15)): MCCCFLFGFWRFVVCVDEWLIKYVKPFHSWFFECIVRTVLPGFPAPRPTCEFLSYFCLIIPVEYYRTITCRQTNAMHRLTGEMIAFFFKQFDLFDVEEITDAMGNMPDWKIYMLTGEWPWSVDKQYYNDGDDDDNEMDKKSSDERHK; this comes from the coding sequence atgtgttgttgttttttgtttggTTTTTGGAGATTTGTTGTTTGCGTAGATGAATGGCTTATAAAATATGTAAAACCGTTTCATAGTTGGTTTTTTGAATGCATAGTGAGGACAGTACTTCCAGGATTCCCAGCTCCAAGACCTACGTGTGaatttctttcttatttttgtttaattatccCAGTAGAATATTATCGCACTATAACATGCCGCCAAACTAACGCAATGCATCGCCTCACAGGGGAGATGATTGCCTTCTTTTTCAAACAGTTTGATCTGTTTGATGTTGAAGAAATCACTGATGCTATGGGAAATATGCCAGATTGGAAAATATATATGCTTACTGGTGAATGGCCGTGGAGTGTAGACAAACAATATTataatgatggtgatgatgacgaCAACGAAATGGATAAAAAAAGTAGTGATGAACGACACAAATAA
- a CDS encoding hypothetical protein (EggNog:ENOG41034GR~COG:L) produces the protein MTKRSGKFILELQKQAAKCNFGDQLHVQLRDRLIAGINIPSLGRELLKMPNCSFQDARTACINYEAVNELDIQSMKISNTLLSRRDELQSQGQSNLRSFNSDSYSRVNMKGVSTRNYKANHKGEMKFGKCLSCGKFHARNSCVFRNAKCFICGKVGHIQSVCKATVHFASSCTKSCNLNFNNSDVSSDHLSLSTISKGNAHIQKRLYTSLGSFHDFILDTGGIESIISFKNLKALDPNVVVRPTEVSILGITGHRLPIRGCCELLIRDDNFPYIPCEFLVSETGLSILSLKNLERLNVELSFLVREENSDTLLKDLIATCAKCSGGMKIQPIKLQVQSDPVFLKRRIIPCGLREAVHKTLNDLCSKDIIEPIQSSAWGTPIVTSLKSDGKTPGICGDYRLTLNSRLLKRTCTTVEAEDILNRLHGSKVFSKVDLKDAYLQIPLDQSSSILTTINTPFGLFKYNFLPFGLSCSPAIFQEVMNKVVSDLEGVEVYQDDLIVHGSNKVVHDQKLIALLRRLIEKNITVNPNFSCRANCLFIILTSNSFKWSEEQESCLRSLLKFLQSDAVLRTYSPNVHSVLITDASPVGIGAVLEQEGRPVICISRKLTVTEHGYSQTQREALAVFWAVERLNKYLFGKKFTILTDHEALKFIYHPEKSLARSSAAMVQRWSIALSAYDYTVQHRSAKQIQHVEYIPRQSLQDKPINTSDCLLVQPLPVRRSDLIRETRRYFGCILSAIRKGWNANLERRFPIYFSKRDELSTTPDGILCLNDRVVIPPSLRKSVHEDLHSGHLGVEKMKSLARLICWWPEINADICRTANNCEKCHQLKNHPSKWVPWPVSSEAWQRIHADYCGPFLGKYYALVVIDSFSKWPEVFFHDFIKF, from the coding sequence atgaccaaaaggtcCGGgaaattcatccttgaattacagaaacaagctgccaagtgtaatttcggtgatcaacttcatgtgcaactgagagatcgattaattgcaggaattaacataccgagtttgggaagagagctgttaaaaatgccaaactgttcctttcaagatgctagaactgcatgtattaactacgaagcggtcaatgaacttgatatccagtcgatgaagatttctaatactttgcttagtcgtcgtgatgaactacagtctcagggtcaatcaaacttgcgttcatttaacagtgattcctattctcgtgtaaatatgaaaggtgtttcaacgaggaattacaaagcaaatcacaaaggtgagatgaagtttggtaaatgtttatcatgtggaaagtttcatgctcgcaattcatgtgtatttcgtaatgctaaatgttttatatgtggtaaggtaggacacattcagtcagtatgcaaagctactgtccattttgcttcgagctgtactaaatcttgtaatttaaatttcaataattcggatgtttctagtgatcatttatctttgtctactatttcgaaaggtaatgctcatattcagaagcgattatatacatcacttggttcatttcatgactttattctgGACACAGGCGGTATAGAGtctattatttcattcaagaacttgaaagctttagatcctaacgttgttgtacgacccactgaagtatcaatactggggattactggacacagactgcccatacgaggatgttgtgaattgctaatcagagatgataattttccatacataccttgtgaatttttagttagtgaaacaggactgtcaatactGAGTTTAAAGAATTTGGAAAGGCTTAATGTGGAGTTGTCTTTCCTGGTTCGTGaagaaaattctgatactttacttaaagatttgatagctacgtgtgctaagtgcagtggaggtatgaaaattcagcctataaaacttcaagtacaaagtgatccagtctttcttaaaagacgaataattccttgTGGTTTACGAGAAGCAGTTCATAAGACTTTAAACGATTTGTGTTCGAAAGACATAATTGAACcgattcagtcttcagcatggggtactcctatTGTTACGTCATtgaagtcggacggcaagacccctGGAATTtgcggtgactatagattaactctgaactcccgtttgttgaagcgaacgtgcacgacggtagaggctgaagatattctaaatcgacttcatggttctaaagtgttctcgaaagttgacctaaaagatgcttatcttcaaatccctttagatcaatcttcatctattttgacgacaattaacactccttttggtctgttcaaatacaatttccttccatttggtctaagttgttctccagccatatttcaggaagttatgaataaagtagttagtgatcttgaaggtgttgaagtttatcaagatgatctcattgttcatggctctaataaggtagttcatgaccagaaacttattgctttattgcgtcgtttaattgagaagaatataacagtgaatcctaatttttcttgtcgtgcaaattgtttatttattattttaacatccaattcattcaaatggagtgaggaacaagagtcatgcttacgaagtctgctgaagtttcttcaaagtgatgctgttcttcgaacgtactcccctaatgtacattctgtgcttattactgatgcatcacctgtgggaattggtgcagttttggaacaggaaggtagaccagttatttgcatttcacgcaaacttactgttactgaacacggttattcacagactcagcgagaagcattagctgtgttttgggctgttgaaagacttaataaatatttattcggaaagaaattcactattcttactgatcatgaagctttaaagtttatttatcatcccgaaaaatccttagcacgttcctcagcagctatggttcagcgatggagtattgctttgagtgcatatgactatacggttcagcacagaagtgccaaacagattcaacatgTTGAATACATTCctcgacagtcattacaagataaacctattaatacttcggattgtttgttagtgcaacctttaccagtgagacgttcagatctcattagagaaactcgtagatattttggatgtatactcagtgctataaggaaaggttggaatgctaatttgGAACGgagatttcctatctatttttcaaagcgggatgagctatctactactcctgatggtattctgtgtttaaatgatcgtgttgtcattcctccttcattgcgtaaatctgttcatgaagatcttcatagtggtcatttaggtgttgagaaaatgaagtccttggcaaggctcatatgctggtggccagagataaatgcagatatatgtcgtacggcaaacaattgtgagaaatgtcatcagttgaaaaatcatccttcgaagtgggtgccatggccagtatcatctgaggcctggcagaggattcatgctgactactgtggaccatttcttggtaaatactacgcactagtagtcattgattctttttcaaagtggcctgaagttttttttCACGACTTCAtcaaattctga
- a CDS encoding hypothetical protein (EggNog:ENOG410VJ0D~COG:S): protein MNDFMMYLMSNTSLSIKDADRVLYGLRFLIPDIPKSIRGVLKTCPSVQPKFIGSGVYYHLGLKTNLLRYVELWLCTIDFDSLKLYVNIDGLSMSRSSNQQLWPILGRIIAPRLSDVFMIGIYGGNSKPAEFNEFSADTISEIKEMTDPTNKKYVIVDVLQKKQLMIASKDWIVGNDLCLLPNELVEIHLQKCDQPNENWTLMKCKVIHELDSLQSAKDLLVALQVLECQRKNTSTDENTLPLNTEKPKRSVQYHHPHRNVTLLVALYWTNCILWC, encoded by the exons ATGAACGACTTTATGATGTATCTAATGTCAAATACATCTCTGAGCATAAAAGATGCTGATCGGGTTCTGTATGGTCTAAGATTTCTTATCCCGGACATACCGAAAAGCATCAGAGGCGTTCTGAAGACATGTCCCAGTGTTCAACCCAAGTTCATCGGCAGTGGGGTTTACTACCATCTAGGATTGAAAACCAATCTGCTAAGATACGTTGAGCTTTGGTTGTGTACTATTGATTTTGACTCTTTAAAGTTATATGTCAATATAGATGGACTTTCTATGTCTAGAAGCTCCAATCAACAGTTATGGCCTATACTTGGACGGATCATTGCCCCTCGGCTTAGTGACGTGTTCATGATAGGGATCTACGGAGGGAATAGTAAGCCGGCAGAATTCAACGAATTTTCTGCGGACacaatttctgaaataaaagaaatgactGAC CCCACTAACAAGAAATACGTTATTGTTGACGTCCTACAGAAAAAACAACTTATGATAGCATCAAAGGACTGGATAGTTGGCAATGACCTTTGCCTTCTTCCGAACGAGCTGGTCGAAATACACCTGCAGAAGTGCGACCAACCGAATGAAAATTGGACGCTTATGAAATGTAAAGTGATTCACGAATTAG ATTCTCTGCAGTCGGCAAAAGACCTGTTAGTTGCCCTACAGGTACTGGAATGTCAACGGAAAAACACCTCTACGGATGAAAACACTTTGCCACTGAACACTGAGAAGCCGAAGAGGTCTGTACAATATCACCATCCACATCGCAATGTAACCCTGTTGGTGGCGCTGTATTGGACCA ATTGTATACTGTGGTGCTGA